The following nucleotide sequence is from Pedobacter sp. PACM 27299.
CATTTAGAATGACCTTGGAATTATCCGCCAGCGTGATGATCATTCTTTCTCCGAAAGGAGATTTATACACCTGATATTGCTGCTGTTCTTTCTTAATGGCAAGCTCTACTTTGCGTTCTTCCTGGTAATGATTAAATAAGGCAAGGCCCATCACCAGCAGTACTGCTGCTGCAGAAGCATACCATACGCGTACAAAATTACGGCTCTTATACAAAGGCGAACGTCCTTTGGTTTGTCCCTCTTCTTGCAAATACTGTGGCACAGCATTGGGAACTGAGCCTGCTGCATAGCGTTGTTCCTGCTCCAGGGCTAGTTTCTTAAATTCAGAAAGGGCCATTTTTTCCTCGCGACTTTTCAGCATCTGATTCAGCAGCAACAGCATTTTCCTGGCTTCCGTCACTGCTGCTTCATTTTCAGGAGATTGTGCGGCATAACCCTCCCAGGTCTGCACATCCTGCACATTACTTTTATAACAGTAATGAATAAAAGTCGGATCTAAAATGAGTTGTTCTATCGTGTACATTCGTATTGCGCTTTCTTACTAGACGGGATCAGGACTGTTTTTTACCATCATAATTTTAACATTCTCCACAAAACCACCTAAACCTCTGTAAAACAAGAAAATACATTTACATAATTAGGCAAAAATCAAGGTCATAAATATGCTCAGGTCTTTAGGGCTCAGGTTTTCCTTCGCCATTTCTTCCCTCATTCGTTTAATTCCTTCGAAAAGATTGTTATAAACGCTCCTGATTGTCAATGAAGTCCGTTCTGCAATTTCTTCATTGCTCAGTCCTTCATAATATTTTAAAAAGATGGCCGTCTGACATCTTCCTGGCAATCCATCATAAATTCTGGATAGTTTTTCTTTAAGTTCATCCAATGCCTGGCTATTGAGCATCAGTTCTTCTGTAGAGGGTTCCGACCAGGTATCAGAGAAATCGTCCAGCGATTCTGTTTTATACTTCTGTTCCACCCTATAGGTATCTATCAATTTCCTGCGGAAAGAAGTGAGGATATAAGCTTTCACATTTGTGATTTTACTGAAATCCGTTCCTTTTTCCAGAAAGCCAAGGAAAGTCTGGTTGATGTTGTCCTTCACATCAGTTAAATCCATTCCGCTTTTTAAGCCTACAAAGACCAGATAGTTGTAATGCTGCTGATACAGCACATAAATATCGTCCGATAAAATTACTTCTGGTTGGGTTTCCTTTAGCTCAGCCATGATTCAGCACTTCTTAAAATTGAGACTGCAATCTACTATTCTAATTCTTCACCCTAAAATAAATTTAAAACCGTTATTTCTTACCGATGGTCAACGCTGCTTTACCCTTCATCAAATTCTTTTCCTGGTCTTTTTAATTATTCTCCTTTTTGCAGGACAAAGGAAGGCCGTTAAATAGGTCCTTCCCCATCAAATCTTAATTATCATTCAAATGAAAAAACATTTTCTATTGCCTGCCATTGCTTTAATGATGCTGGCTAACACGGCAAAATCTCAGGACAGCAACCCTATTCATGTGGGCTTAAAAGCAGGTGCTAATTACAACAAACTTTCTCTTTCTGCCCCAAATGTATCCGGAAAATATGCCACCGGTT
It contains:
- a CDS encoding RNA polymerase sigma factor; the protein is MAELKETQPEVILSDDIYVLYQQHYNYLVFVGLKSGMDLTDVKDNINQTFLGFLEKGTDFSKITNVKAYILTSFRRKLIDTYRVEQKYKTESLDDFSDTWSEPSTEELMLNSQALDELKEKLSRIYDGLPGRCQTAIFLKYYEGLSNEEIAERTSLTIRSVYNNLFEGIKRMREEMAKENLSPKDLSIFMTLIFA